The genomic stretch GTCGGCGAGAGCATCGGCGGAGAGTGAGCCGGAGACCAGCAGCGAACCGTCCTCCCGCTCGACCACGCCGGGAGTGTCGCCGGGATCCTGGTCGCTGGCGAAATCGCCGACCAGCGCGGTCAGCAGGTCGACCGGGCTGACGATCCCGTCAAGATGGCCGTATTCGTCATGCACCATCGCCAACGGCACTTCGGCCTGCTGCAGCACGCGCAGTGCATCAACCGCGTCGAGCTGGTCGGGCACGACCTCGGCTTTCTTGAGCAGCGCGACGAGATCGATCGGATCGCCCGCCACCATGCGCGTCATGATATCGCGCACCTTGACCACGCCGATGACCTTGTCGGGCGAGCCTTCGGCCACCGGCATCAACGAGTGGGGGGAGGTTTCGATCGCAGCACGGATCGCGTCCTCGTCCGCTGCGACGTCGAGCCAGTCGATTTCAGGACGCGGGGTCATCACCTCGCGCACCGGGCGCTGGGCGAGACGGACCACGCCCTGGAGCATCTGGTGCTGCTCGTGCTCGATCACCCCGCTCTGCGTGGCTTCGGCGAACAGCATGTGCAGCTCCTCGGCCGTCACTGCCGCCTGCCCGCTCTTTCGCACGCCGAGCAGCTTGATGAGCAGGCCGGACGACGTATCGAGCAACCATACAATGGGCGCGGCCACCTTCGCGAGCAGCGCCATGGGACGCGCCATGACCAGCGAAATCGGCATGGCCGCCCGCAAGGCTATCTGTTTCGGAACGAGCTCGCCCACGACCAGCGTCGCATAGGTGGTCAGCGCGATGACCAGCGCGAAGCCGACCTCCTGCGCATATTCGGCAGGCACGCCCAGCATCGCCAGGCGCTCGCCAACCGGACCGCCGAGACTTGCGCCCGAATAGGCC from Qipengyuania profundimaris encodes the following:
- a CDS encoding hemolysin family protein, which encodes MTPFPWTDLFIIAGLIVLNGVFAMSELAIVSAKTSRLQQAANKGSGAAQTALDLAADPGKFLSTVQIGITLVGIVSGAYSGASLGGPVGERLAMLGVPAEYAQEVGFALVIALTTYATLVVGELVPKQIALRAAMPISLVMARPMALLAKVAAPIVWLLDTSSGLLIKLLGVRKSGQAAVTAEELHMLFAEATQSGVIEHEQHQMLQGVVRLAQRPVREVMTPRPEIDWLDVAADEDAIRAAIETSPHSLMPVAEGSPDKVIGVVKVRDIMTRMVAGDPIDLVALLKKAEVVPDQLDAVDALRVLQQAEVPLAMVHDEYGHLDGIVSPVDLLTALVGDFASDQDPGDTPGVVEREDGSLLVSGSLSADALADRLDLEYGEDREFGTAAGYALHVLKKLPSEGEYFTDQGWRFEVVDMDGRRIDKLLVSDASENAEEA